Proteins encoded by one window of Flavobacterium sp. N502540:
- a CDS encoding IS3 family transposase, with protein sequence MKKYERTFKEYAVKLSYDRGKGQIENVEKELGITRSCLNRWRKDFEKFGKGSFCGGGYLKLTPEQALITNLEKKLKESQHTLEILKSGSKYVTQGKAMIKQFIENNKSKFSIFKICTVLEVSRSTYYWRKKHEPTNTKIRVNLLKEEITAIFYEFKHTYGCIKITKELEKRGIKIHSSRVSLYMKMLGLRRKVKRKYKITTDSTHNHYVSPNVLNREFRVNEPSKAWVSDITHIQTTNGFLDLTIVMDLFDRKIIGWSLGDRLSTKRTTLPAWEMAIKNRKIAKDLIFHSDRGVQYANKIFTSTLDSYKCVRRSMSRRQSHYDNAVSESFFNSFKAELINGNKLLPRNQMKVKVYEYIENWYNKKRRHSHLGYKTIEEFDRLHFI encoded by the coding sequence ATGAAAAAATACGAGCGAACTTTCAAAGAATATGCAGTTAAATTAAGTTATGACAGAGGAAAGGGTCAAATTGAAAATGTTGAAAAAGAGCTGGGGATAACTCGAAGTTGTTTAAATAGATGGCGGAAAGATTTTGAAAAATTTGGAAAAGGAAGTTTTTGTGGAGGTGGTTACTTAAAATTAACTCCCGAACAAGCCTTAATTACTAACCTTGAAAAAAAGCTCAAAGAATCACAACATACACTGGAAATTTTAAAAAGTGGAAGTAAATACGTTACTCAAGGAAAAGCAATGATTAAACAATTCATTGAAAACAATAAATCTAAATTCTCAATTTTTAAAATATGTACCGTGTTAGAAGTGTCGAGAAGTACATATTACTGGAGAAAAAAACATGAACCTACAAATACGAAAATTCGAGTAAATTTATTAAAAGAAGAAATTACAGCTATATTTTATGAATTTAAACATACTTATGGTTGCATAAAAATTACTAAAGAACTTGAAAAGAGAGGCATTAAAATACATAGTTCGCGAGTATCACTATATATGAAAATGCTGGGACTTCGAAGAAAAGTCAAAAGAAAATATAAGATCACAACTGATTCAACTCATAATCATTATGTGTCTCCAAATGTATTAAATAGAGAATTTAGAGTTAATGAACCTTCTAAAGCTTGGGTTTCCGATATTACACACATACAAACAACGAACGGCTTTCTAGACCTTACCATTGTTATGGATTTATTTGACAGGAAAATCATTGGATGGAGTTTAGGCGATCGATTGAGCACTAAACGAACTACCTTGCCTGCTTGGGAAATGGCGATTAAAAACAGGAAAATTGCTAAAGACTTAATTTTCCATTCTGATAGAGGTGTTCAATATGCCAATAAAATTTTCACCAGTACATTAGACTCCTATAAATGTGTTCGGCGTAGTATGAGTCGGAGACAAAGTCATTATGATAATGCCGTTTCTGAAAGTTTTTTCAATTCTTTTAAAGCTGAGTTAATTAATGGAAATAAACTCTTACCGCGTAATCAAATGAAAGTGAAAGTATACGAATACATTGAAAATTGGTATAACAAGAAAAGACGACATTCACATCTGGGTTATAAAACAATTGAGGAGTTTGATAGATTACATTTCATATAA
- a CDS encoding caspase family protein yields the protein MKIYPTLLLCFLLNLNVLGQKFNMHVNLSSKDQTDRVLVSANQKYLFTSCQRQNEIKVWDIQNKANVCTIDTKRIFNIGFRTFFIDVNPNSNELLIFFPEAKKIIIYDFLNNTIISEYNISNDLVYPFNKIFYCDYQSVYLIDDTYHEFEILKYNLKTKTKQLIKKYLKENQLDLKYIEKTNENIVCFFEDNTNYLVQSSNDQLLLKVKKPEKFNNIEPAISKDEHYIALSYTDSICIFNTKTMSRQVIDSTKFMYRDYYPTSVRFSDDCKKLLYLDNNDGSIGKELIVVYDLEQNKIINKISVDGRSSIQEFYESKEQIFATEYSVIYSGYLFQYKLHKLLKGLERQTSSFAKSGPYWITGFDNGSISFFNTKTGENNSLKITKSGNAYESIESVLHFDQTVIVSVAKRDNIFLYKIDIKNLKVLDSVQIFDTGKFEDLQIDNKNEKLWLKLETDNRLSEDFTTKRNIKNFLFDVTTLKEIPLFENQNYSTIYYTQDKKEIVGYVREKGSFVYDSKNYKFIKFIPSSLYFKYKENQYELIKEIKDNLVKNTYVNCDKCENGYLIIDSIFKEPSGLLILKKNSIKIMEFDNFNKEPKSENDLFYFQITQNANTISFSKNGFETFVIDLEKQTFSIPYKIRKYIFKYDKPPFYLKFDVSDKENIRNVIKSNTTNFKNSDTLKVSIYSINYVNELSYVTKEFNGNFDSWSNNGYDDYGNIKIELFDKAENGAQRVRSEDSDDPNEFDNLSLTLNSLDPKSLYKEKKLGLCGEFSKNPVITLEDKVFLNKASAFKRDFSGNKHSKTSNTFIAINMNYLFDDDIKTSPFNYTLSDITYYYDWKKKSTDLYNVSWNENQIALRGSYEDPSKVNFNFIFLKDNNFIIFFDDNYYMATREIFDFLWFSNSDKIFRPEQFDLKFNRPDIVMQRLGYADLTTVQFFKNLYLKRLNKIGYKENQSSNSLDLPTLKIEKLEKIEPIISSKEIGLNLQIKDSKYRLKSILIWINNTPVYGKNGMDVSKLKTKKLNKLIQLDLADGDNKIQISVLNEIGLESLKETVYINSKQTNANPNLYLVTIGVSEFDNSAYNLKYAAKDASDIKILFAQSNLYTNVYTKTLLNTEVTQEKVLKLVEFLKNAKINDIVIIYIASHGILDKEFNYYIASHNIDFHNPIKKGISYESIESLLDKIKPLKKIMFIDACHSGEVDVEETERTETEIAIDQTIEKRGAKPINVKKETINQLKTLNEELFSDLRRGNGTTIISSAGGLEYALESDKWKNGLFTYCLINGLLSKEADLDKNGSIMLSEIQSYVSNQVKELSNGSQQPTFRLQNLATDYQIW from the coding sequence ATGAAAATATATCCTACTCTTTTGCTTTGTTTCCTTTTAAATCTTAATGTTTTGGGGCAAAAATTTAATATGCATGTGAATTTAAGCTCAAAAGATCAGACCGATCGTGTCTTAGTTTCGGCAAATCAAAAATATCTTTTTACCAGTTGTCAAAGACAAAATGAAATCAAAGTCTGGGACATTCAAAATAAAGCAAATGTATGCACTATAGATACTAAACGTATTTTCAATATTGGCTTTCGTACTTTTTTTATTGATGTAAATCCAAACTCAAATGAACTTTTAATATTCTTCCCTGAAGCAAAAAAAATAATCATTTATGATTTTTTAAATAATACCATTATTTCTGAATATAATATAAGTAATGATTTAGTATATCCATTTAATAAAATATTCTATTGTGATTATCAATCAGTTTATTTGATAGACGATACCTATCATGAATTTGAAATTCTTAAATATAATTTAAAAACAAAAACCAAACAATTAATAAAAAAGTACTTAAAAGAAAATCAACTTGATTTAAAATATATCGAAAAAACAAATGAAAATATAGTTTGTTTTTTTGAGGACAATACAAATTATCTAGTTCAATCCTCAAATGACCAATTACTTTTAAAAGTAAAAAAACCGGAAAAATTTAATAATATCGAACCTGCTATTTCTAAAGATGAACACTATATAGCCCTTAGCTATACAGACAGCATTTGCATATTCAATACTAAAACTATGTCGAGGCAAGTTATCGATTCGACAAAATTTATGTATAGAGACTACTATCCTACTTCGGTAAGATTTTCTGATGATTGCAAAAAACTACTGTATCTGGACAACAACGATGGAAGTATTGGAAAAGAACTTATTGTAGTTTATGATTTAGAACAAAATAAGATAATTAATAAAATCAGCGTAGATGGTCGAAGCAGTATTCAGGAATTTTATGAATCTAAAGAACAGATTTTTGCCACCGAATATAGTGTCATTTATTCAGGTTACCTCTTTCAGTATAAACTTCACAAACTATTAAAAGGACTTGAAAGACAGACCAGTTCTTTTGCTAAATCTGGACCATATTGGATCACTGGTTTTGATAACGGCAGCATTAGTTTCTTTAATACTAAAACTGGTGAAAATAATTCTTTAAAAATAACAAAATCTGGTAATGCTTATGAATCTATAGAAAGTGTTTTGCATTTTGATCAAACGGTTATTGTTTCAGTAGCAAAACGAGATAATATATTTCTCTATAAAATTGATATAAAGAATTTAAAAGTTTTAGATAGTGTACAAATTTTTGATACAGGAAAATTCGAAGACTTACAAATAGACAACAAAAATGAAAAACTATGGTTAAAGCTTGAGACAGACAATAGATTAAGTGAAGACTTTACAACAAAAAGAAATATCAAAAATTTTTTATTTGATGTTACAACTTTAAAAGAAATTCCTCTTTTTGAAAACCAAAACTATAGTACAATTTATTACACTCAAGATAAAAAAGAAATCGTTGGTTATGTAAGAGAAAAAGGTAGTTTCGTTTACGACAGTAAAAACTACAAATTCATTAAATTCATTCCAAGCAGTTTATATTTTAAGTACAAAGAAAATCAATATGAGCTTATTAAAGAGATTAAAGATAATTTAGTTAAAAATACTTACGTAAATTGTGATAAATGTGAAAATGGTTACCTCATTATAGATTCTATTTTTAAAGAACCTTCTGGACTGTTGATTTTAAAAAAGAACAGTATCAAAATTATGGAATTTGACAATTTCAATAAAGAGCCAAAAAGTGAAAATGATCTTTTTTATTTTCAAATCACTCAAAACGCCAATACCATCTCGTTTTCAAAAAATGGATTTGAAACCTTTGTTATCGATCTGGAAAAGCAAACATTTTCTATACCTTATAAAATTCGAAAATATATCTTTAAATATGATAAACCTCCTTTTTATTTAAAGTTTGATGTTTCAGATAAAGAAAACATTAGAAATGTTATTAAATCGAACACAACTAATTTTAAGAACTCAGATACACTAAAAGTTAGTATCTATAGTATAAACTATGTAAATGAGCTTTCTTATGTCACTAAAGAATTTAATGGAAATTTTGATAGCTGGAGCAATAACGGTTATGATGACTATGGAAATATAAAAATTGAACTTTTTGATAAAGCTGAAAATGGAGCCCAACGCGTTCGAAGTGAAGATTCTGACGACCCAAATGAATTTGACAACTTGAGTCTTACATTAAATAGTCTGGATCCTAAGTCATTATACAAAGAAAAGAAATTAGGTCTTTGTGGCGAATTTTCTAAAAATCCAGTGATTACATTAGAAGATAAAGTTTTCCTAAATAAAGCAAGCGCTTTCAAAAGAGATTTTTCAGGTAATAAACACAGCAAAACGAGTAATACATTTATAGCAATAAACATGAATTACCTATTTGATGACGATATTAAAACTTCACCTTTTAACTATACTCTGTCTGATATTACATATTATTATGATTGGAAAAAAAAATCGACGGATTTATACAATGTCTCATGGAATGAGAATCAAATAGCACTAAGAGGTTCTTACGAGGATCCATCTAAAGTGAATTTTAACTTTATATTCTTAAAAGATAATAATTTTATTATCTTTTTTGATGACAATTATTACATGGCCACAAGGGAAATTTTTGACTTCTTATGGTTTTCCAATAGTGACAAAATTTTTAGGCCAGAACAATTTGATCTCAAATTTAACAGACCTGATATTGTAATGCAAAGATTAGGATATGCCGACCTGACCACGGTTCAATTTTTTAAGAATCTATACCTAAAACGATTAAATAAAATTGGATATAAAGAAAATCAATCATCCAATTCTTTGGATTTACCAACTTTGAAGATTGAAAAATTGGAAAAAATCGAACCTATCATAAGTTCAAAAGAGATTGGTCTAAACCTTCAGATAAAAGATTCGAAATATCGTTTAAAAAGCATTCTTATATGGATTAATAATACCCCTGTTTATGGAAAAAATGGAATGGATGTATCAAAATTAAAAACAAAAAAATTAAATAAGTTAATCCAGCTTGATCTTGCTGATGGGGATAATAAAATACAAATAAGTGTTTTAAATGAGATTGGTTTAGAAAGTCTGAAAGAAACAGTGTATATTAACTCCAAGCAAACTAATGCTAATCCAAATTTATACTTAGTTACTATAGGAGTCAGCGAATTTGATAACTCTGCATACAACTTAAAATATGCTGCAAAAGATGCCTCAGACATTAAAATTTTATTTGCTCAATCTAATTTATATACTAATGTTTATACTAAAACCTTACTTAATACTGAAGTAACTCAGGAAAAAGTATTGAAACTTGTAGAATTTCTAAAAAATGCCAAAATAAATGACATTGTAATAATTTACATTGCCTCTCATGGAATCTTAGATAAGGAATTTAACTACTATATTGCTTCTCATAACATTGATTTTCATAATCCAATTAAAAAAGGAATTAGCTACGAAAGCATTGAAAGCTTACTTGATAAAATAAAACCTCTTAAAAAAATAATGTTTATAGATGCCTGCCATAGCGGCGAAGTAGATGTTGAAGAGACTGAACGTACAGAAACAGAAATAGCTATTGACCAGACAATTGAGAAAAGAGGTGCTAAACCGATAAATGTAAAAAAGGAAACTATAAATCAACTTAAAACTTTAAATGAGGAACTGTTTTCTGATTTACGAAGGGGTAATGGAACCACTATTATATCTTCTGCAGGTGGTCTGGAATATGCATTGGAAAGTGATAAATGGAAAAATGGGTTGTTCACATACTGTTTAATTAATGGTCTCCTTTCAAAAGAAGCCGATTTAGACAAAAATGGAAGCATTATGTTAAGTGAAATTCAAAGTTATGTTTCAAACCAAGTTAAAGAACTTTCCAACGGGTCTCAACAGCCCACCTTCAGATTACAAAATTTAGCCACAGATTATCAAATTTGGTGA
- a CDS encoding IS3 family transposase: MEKNKIYNRNFKINIVKLALETNFSKVAKEFGIAATNIYRWKNEFQKYEEESFCGRGRFRTAEEKRFSELKRTLKQKLKDTEIEIEIFKNASKCISEGKPMIFHFIENNLDTYPLWRMCKVLGIRENTYHRWKNQIISPRQRQTILLQEEITSIFHEYKGIYGNVKISAELQSRGFKLSRSRVTLYMKKLGLTSKVRRRDKATSSKFYNPCVFPNVLNRQFIAEEPSQIWVSGITNVETMNGFLFLTIIMDLFDKKIIGWSLSDGLTIKETSMPSWEIAVHNRKIKKGLIFHSDRSPQYANKLFTDKLKSCKEIRQSMSRTRNHLDNVIPISFFTSLKSELAALNILLTKKQMEEKIFEYIENPH, from the coding sequence ATGGAGAAGAATAAAATTTATAACCGTAATTTTAAAATAAATATTGTAAAACTAGCGCTCGAAACAAATTTTTCTAAAGTTGCAAAAGAATTTGGCATCGCTGCTACAAACATCTATAGATGGAAAAATGAGTTCCAAAAATATGAAGAAGAAAGTTTTTGTGGAAGGGGGCGTTTTAGAACCGCTGAAGAAAAAAGATTTTCCGAACTTAAAAGAACACTTAAGCAAAAGCTTAAGGATACAGAAATTGAAATTGAAATTTTTAAGAACGCAAGTAAATGTATTTCTGAAGGGAAACCTATGATTTTTCATTTTATTGAAAACAATTTAGACACATATCCGCTTTGGAGAATGTGCAAAGTTTTAGGTATAAGGGAGAATACGTATCATAGATGGAAAAATCAAATAATATCTCCAAGGCAACGCCAAACAATTTTATTGCAAGAAGAAATAACTTCTATATTTCATGAATATAAAGGTATATATGGCAATGTAAAGATTTCAGCAGAGTTACAAAGTCGGGGTTTTAAATTATCACGTTCTCGAGTTACTCTCTACATGAAAAAACTAGGTCTTACTAGCAAGGTTAGAAGAAGAGATAAAGCGACATCGAGTAAATTTTATAATCCTTGTGTTTTTCCCAATGTTCTCAATCGACAATTTATAGCTGAAGAACCTTCTCAAATTTGGGTTTCGGGAATAACCAACGTAGAAACAATGAACGGTTTTTTGTTTCTAACAATTATTATGGATTTATTTGACAAAAAAATTATTGGATGGAGTCTGAGTGATGGACTGACAATAAAAGAAACTTCTATGCCCTCTTGGGAAATAGCGGTTCATAATCGAAAAATAAAGAAGGGGTTAATATTTCACTCTGATCGATCTCCTCAATACGCTAATAAGTTGTTTACCGATAAATTAAAATCTTGTAAAGAAATCAGACAAAGCATGAGCCGAACAAGGAATCATTTAGATAATGTGATCCCTATAAGTTTTTTTACTTCCCTTAAATCTGAACTAGCCGCTTTAAATATACTTCTGACTAAAAAACAAATGGAAGAAAAAATATTTGAATATATTGAAAATCCCCATTAA
- a CDS encoding caspase family protein: MKNNILLLILVLSLQLQAKKLALIIAVGTYPIESGWGNISSLNDILLIKNSLLQNGFLEENITIITDEKASKKGILDAVAKLQANVKKGDIVVLHYSGHGQQIFDDNGDEIDDKDEAIIPYDAFADYSDSYKGEKHLRDDELARIITNFRNKLGKAGQLLVLLDSCHSGSATRGEKTRGGYPTFAPLDWKPKTSEKTKGSAMFEKMAIDEDNSPFIMITGASADELNYEYQGFGSLSYAFSKAMADLGTDFSYRQLFCKIAANMNVITPKQTPTIEGDIDYKLFKGDYLVQQSYYEISKFSKPDLLQLNAGKLNGLFDKTTVFVLPAGTLKVDKSKVITSGTITNANFNTAIIKLDKSLPDSNPKKYWIFVDQFGYGDITLQVYIEPSDIESSIKDGVNCFLIKNNLGEVVEDSQRCDIIISGGKSEYILKSAHGEIIIDHFTTTSEADDLEIINEKLFNYAQGKYLKDLSLKNYNYQFEFKLIPVEYNADNNRAGELKPENSFYDESGIFKVNTTDNFVVLQVTNKSEIPIYFSIIEINSKGEISSFMPNTNCELNNNERRLDPGKTMLFKDCVYSFSPPFERLVLKGFATSTPINFQPTVQTKGRGTRRNNANPLENFIQKSYTHGRGADGNSSSEEIDGYSAEFVYEIVK, from the coding sequence ATGAAAAATAATATTTTGTTACTTATACTTGTTTTAAGTTTACAATTGCAGGCAAAAAAACTAGCACTCATAATTGCAGTTGGAACTTACCCTATTGAATCAGGGTGGGGAAATATCAGTTCTCTCAATGATATACTTCTAATTAAAAACAGCCTTTTGCAAAATGGATTTTTAGAAGAAAATATTACTATTATAACGGATGAAAAGGCAAGTAAAAAAGGTATTTTAGATGCAGTAGCAAAATTGCAGGCTAATGTAAAAAAAGGTGATATTGTAGTACTTCATTATTCGGGCCATGGGCAACAGATTTTTGATGACAATGGAGATGAAATTGATGATAAAGACGAAGCTATTATTCCTTATGATGCTTTTGCCGATTATTCTGATTCTTATAAGGGAGAAAAACATCTTAGAGATGATGAACTTGCAAGAATCATTACTAATTTTAGAAATAAGCTAGGTAAAGCCGGTCAACTGTTAGTCTTATTGGATAGCTGCCATTCAGGTTCAGCTACTCGTGGAGAAAAAACAAGGGGTGGCTATCCTACTTTTGCTCCTTTGGATTGGAAGCCTAAAACCAGTGAAAAAACTAAAGGAAGTGCTATGTTTGAAAAAATGGCGATAGATGAAGATAACTCACCTTTTATAATGATTACTGGTGCTTCTGCTGATGAATTAAATTATGAATATCAGGGTTTTGGTTCGTTAAGTTATGCCTTTTCTAAGGCGATGGCTGATTTGGGAACTGATTTCTCTTATAGGCAATTATTTTGCAAGATTGCTGCAAACATGAACGTGATTACTCCCAAGCAAACTCCAACTATCGAAGGAGATATTGACTACAAATTATTTAAAGGAGATTATTTAGTACAGCAAAGTTATTATGAAATTAGTAAATTTTCAAAACCAGATTTACTTCAGCTTAATGCAGGAAAATTAAATGGATTGTTCGATAAAACTACTGTTTTTGTTCTTCCTGCGGGTACTTTAAAGGTAGATAAATCGAAGGTCATTACTAGTGGAACCATTACAAATGCTAATTTTAATACCGCCATAATAAAATTAGATAAATCTTTACCCGATAGTAATCCAAAAAAGTATTGGATTTTTGTAGATCAATTCGGTTATGGAGATATTACTTTACAAGTTTATATAGAGCCTTCAGACATAGAATCTTCGATTAAGGACGGTGTCAACTGTTTTTTGATTAAAAATAATCTTGGAGAGGTTGTGGAAGATTCTCAGAGGTGCGATATTATTATTTCAGGAGGAAAGTCTGAGTATATATTAAAATCAGCTCATGGAGAAATTATTATAGATCACTTTACGACTACTAGTGAAGCAGATGATTTAGAAATAATTAACGAAAAGTTGTTCAATTACGCACAAGGAAAATATCTTAAGGATTTAAGTTTAAAAAATTATAATTACCAATTTGAATTTAAGTTGATACCTGTGGAATATAATGCAGATAATAATAGAGCGGGAGAATTAAAACCTGAAAATTCCTTTTATGATGAAAGTGGAATATTTAAGGTAAATACAACTGATAATTTTGTGGTATTGCAGGTTACTAATAAAAGTGAAATACCAATTTATTTTAGTATTATCGAAATTAATTCTAAAGGAGAAATAAGCTCTTTTATGCCTAACACTAATTGTGAATTAAATAATAATGAACGAAGATTGGATCCAGGAAAAACGATGCTATTTAAGGACTGTGTTTATTCTTTCAGTCCACCCTTTGAGAGGCTGGTACTGAAAGGATTCGCAACTTCAACCCCCATTAATTTTCAACCTACGGTCCAAACAAAAGGAAGAGGGACTCGCAGGAATAATGCAAATCCTTTGGAAAATTTTATTCAAAAAAGTTATACACACGGAAGGGGAGCAGATGGCAATTCGTCCTCCGAAGAAATCGATGGCTATAGTGCCGAATTTGTATATGAAATTGTGAAATGA